One genomic window of Verrucomicrobiales bacterium includes the following:
- a CDS encoding lamin tail domain-containing protein: protein MSLLLNVYSPCRLLRNRICGHPLATSFVIALLLSLQASAAVVVPTGAPWRWLPGTAEASAPVDAWRRVDFNDQSFTTAPAPFWFGDALPGGTQISGMQGVYRSIFLRKTFTISNFSQIGGLRLNALVDDGFVAWINGKEVLRVNMSGAADSAVSITTEAINAQEPVSSKVYELPAPPSYLVTGTNVLAVQVFQSSLGSSDLGFEASLETIITETIPPTIASIAPPAGSTLNQLSQLTVTFSEPVNGVTAAHLLVSGIPASGVTALDSATYLYTFLPPAYGEVSITWNSAHTITDQALPPNRFNAQAPNASWNYTLVDNSPPGVAAISPSAGATVRSLTNLTVLFTEPVSGVSANDLLINDKPAASVTPAGGSQFLFTFPEPPTGAVRLAWAATHGITDQSPAANRFAGGTWTYRLDPNALDLPPYISEVLVSNTRILADETGRYNDWIEIYNPAAVNLNLEGWYLTDSANDLRKWRFPATNLAGGRFLVVFASGNDRRIPGARLHTSFQLSAGGEYLALVRPDGTTVATEFAPSLPQQVPDVSFGFAQVAAGDSWEISATDVYFTTPTPGSANLGGTAVPGPVIAEVGHEPNVPLDHEDLIVTAAVRRSFQPVAGVTLRYRIQFGTEASTPMLDDGLHGDGLAGDGVYGAIIPANLSTNGQLIRYAITATDTTARNSRWPLFTNPTSTEEYLGTIVNPTNLTSKLPIFHLFVAPTQLGGIDSENGGRVTVFYDGELYDNIYMELRGNTSASLNKKSHRLEFNRGHEFRHAGPGGRTRRSALLAEYLDPAYLRQHLSFWFLNLIGVPAPYHYPVRVQMNGQFYQLAFHNDVIGQEQVERLGYDPNGALYKAVGNLVPNFSSTGVFQKLEPDEDPTRTDYLELANGINESSSAAVRRRTVFDLLDLPQVINHLAGTRWCAENDDVWANMSMYRDTFGDGLWRNIPFDMNASWGQLYGGSDPLEATVDGSKSHPLYGGSSTGGNYNRLYDVIVQLPETRQMLLRRERSIMDGWIQPPGTPAESLIIENHIKQMTNLIAAEAVLDRAKWGNSPWAPSKSFSAGVGDLLNQFVGPRRRHWYVTHSITNTSRPIGISSANNAGIPLAQPHDALLTVIGVEFNPSSHDQRQEYVCLSNTMPYAVDLTDWKVGGGVEFRFRPGTVVPSNGVIYLSPHTPSFRARASGPRGGQGLFVVGPYQGQLSARGESLWIENAYDQRVSSYSYDGSPSLAQEFLRVTEIMFHPTPLAGNPLPPDEFEYLELKNISTTTALDLRGIRFTNGVLFGFTGSSLTTLAPGARVLIVKNLAAFTARYGSDLPIAGEYVGSLDNDGEQLRLLDGNGEEILDFEYDDDWFALTDGLGFSLQLVDETAAPDSWSNRDQWQPSAVQAGSPGAVEPVRSRPPTVWITEALTRTDTPPPLDSIELHNPGTTSAAIGGWWLTDDLNTPNKFKIPAGTVIPPQGYVVFDENDFNLTGNGFGLGADGDEVWLLSADSSGALTGFIHGHSFGAADNGVSFGLHVTSTGKQHFVAQSQPSLGSANHPPRVGPVVIQEIFYHPAENSAGEDVDREEYIELLNLSSIAIPLFDPAAATNTWHLRGGVDYEFPANVTLTPGEYVLLVNFNPTNTTDASAFRAKYNVPSATRLFGPYRGKLDNSQGTVELKTPTTPTETDVPYVTLDRVNYEDGSPWPPGADGYGLSLQRRVAASYGNDPINWIAAVPSPGTATRSGTAPQLLNASRSQNVTINASITLGVESTGPDLAYQWRWNGMNLPGATNSTLNLAKVQPSQMGGYRVVIYNAFGSVTAPEMVLTMTAPTLILQQPAGTTVSPGVDVSLTVTTRSPWNLRYQWYRNGVELAGETASTLKLGRVAPANGGDYTVVVSDPISSLTSAPARLVVAVPPSFTLQPISQGIVAGGPLILTGSVTNSATPPVGFRILRNGLPVGPELAQVFVTDGHHLFVRIEGTNAAPPWVSYAIVATNPASPAGVVSAPAAIEYLADLDSDGLADSWENILFGTAGTKPEIDTDQDGLLDREEYVAGTDPTSNQDRLQLAARPNVAGLGWEFLAVSNRTYTVQSTDRIATASWRAVAHVLAFPTNRVVSLPEESNSGSRFYRIITPFQP, encoded by the coding sequence ATGAGCTTGTTGTTAAACGTTTACAGTCCTTGCCGTCTCCTCCGAAACCGGATCTGCGGACACCCCCTCGCCACCTCGTTCGTGATTGCCCTGTTGTTGAGCCTGCAGGCATCGGCGGCCGTCGTCGTTCCGACGGGTGCCCCCTGGCGGTGGTTGCCCGGAACGGCTGAGGCCTCCGCTCCCGTCGATGCCTGGCGACGCGTCGACTTTAATGATCAATCTTTCACGACAGCACCCGCCCCGTTTTGGTTTGGTGACGCTCTTCCAGGTGGGACCCAGATCTCGGGAATGCAGGGCGTGTATCGATCCATTTTCCTACGCAAAACGTTCACTATCAGTAATTTTTCGCAAATCGGTGGTCTTCGTCTTAACGCCTTGGTAGACGACGGGTTCGTCGCCTGGATCAATGGGAAGGAGGTCCTCCGCGTCAACATGTCCGGGGCAGCTGACAGTGCGGTCTCGATCACCACCGAAGCCATCAATGCTCAGGAGCCCGTGTCGTCCAAAGTCTACGAACTCCCGGCGCCGCCCTCCTACCTGGTCACCGGAACCAATGTGCTAGCGGTCCAAGTTTTCCAAAGCAGTCTAGGCAGCAGCGATCTCGGTTTCGAAGCTTCGCTGGAGACCATCATCACGGAAACGATCCCCCCAACCATCGCCAGCATCGCCCCTCCAGCAGGCAGCACCTTAAATCAACTGTCCCAATTGACCGTCACCTTTAGCGAGCCGGTGAATGGGGTAACCGCGGCACATCTGCTCGTGTCAGGCATTCCCGCCTCCGGGGTAACGGCCCTGGATAGCGCCACCTACCTCTATACGTTCCTGCCCCCCGCTTACGGCGAGGTATCGATCACTTGGAACAGTGCCCATACCATTACCGACCAAGCGCTGCCCCCTAACCGCTTCAACGCCCAAGCACCCAATGCCTCTTGGAATTACACGCTCGTCGACAACAGCCCCCCGGGAGTGGCCGCGATATCGCCCAGTGCCGGAGCAACGGTCCGTTCTCTCACTAACCTGACCGTCCTCTTCACCGAACCCGTGAGCGGTGTGAGCGCCAACGATCTCCTCATCAACGATAAGCCCGCTGCTTCAGTGACCCCGGCGGGAGGAAGTCAGTTCCTGTTCACCTTCCCGGAGCCTCCCACCGGTGCTGTGCGCCTCGCTTGGGCCGCCACCCATGGCATTACCGATCAGTCACCGGCCGCCAATCGGTTCGCGGGGGGAACTTGGACCTATCGGCTGGATCCAAACGCGTTGGATTTGCCCCCCTATATCAGTGAGGTCCTGGTCTCGAACACTCGGATCTTGGCCGACGAGACCGGACGTTATAACGACTGGATCGAAATTTATAATCCGGCGGCCGTCAACTTGAACCTCGAGGGATGGTATCTCACCGACTCCGCCAACGATCTGAGGAAGTGGCGATTTCCCGCCACCAACCTGGCCGGCGGACGGTTCCTGGTGGTCTTCGCCTCGGGCAACGATCGTCGCATCCCGGGCGCGCGGCTGCATACCAGCTTTCAACTGTCGGCCGGAGGTGAGTACTTGGCTCTGGTTCGTCCTGATGGGACGACGGTAGCGACCGAATTCGCCCCCTCGCTGCCGCAACAGGTCCCGGATGTTTCGTTCGGATTCGCTCAGGTGGCGGCTGGAGACAGTTGGGAGATCAGTGCGACCGACGTCTATTTCACGACACCCACGCCCGGCTCAGCCAACCTGGGGGGCACGGCCGTGCCCGGACCGGTCATCGCCGAAGTGGGGCACGAGCCGAACGTGCCGCTCGACCATGAAGACCTCATCGTCACCGCGGCGGTGCGCCGGTCGTTCCAGCCGGTTGCCGGTGTCACCCTGCGTTATCGCATTCAATTTGGGACCGAAGCGTCCACACCGATGTTGGACGATGGCCTTCATGGGGATGGACTCGCGGGTGACGGTGTCTATGGGGCGATCATCCCAGCCAACCTGTCCACGAACGGTCAGCTCATCCGCTATGCGATCACCGCCACCGACACGACAGCACGCAACTCCCGCTGGCCTCTGTTCACCAATCCCACCAGCACCGAGGAGTATCTCGGAACCATCGTCAATCCCACCAACCTCACCAGCAAGCTGCCGATCTTCCATCTTTTTGTGGCGCCCACCCAGCTGGGAGGCATTGATTCGGAAAACGGCGGAAGGGTGACCGTCTTCTACGATGGCGAACTCTATGACAACATCTACATGGAGCTGCGAGGAAACACCTCGGCGAGCCTCAACAAGAAATCACACCGGCTGGAGTTCAATCGCGGTCACGAGTTTCGCCATGCCGGCCCGGGAGGCAGAACTCGACGCTCGGCGCTCTTGGCGGAATACTTGGACCCCGCCTACCTCCGCCAGCATCTCAGCTTCTGGTTTCTCAACCTGATCGGCGTCCCCGCTCCCTATCACTATCCAGTGCGAGTCCAGATGAACGGGCAGTTCTACCAGCTCGCCTTCCACAATGACGTCATCGGACAGGAGCAGGTGGAGCGTCTCGGGTACGATCCCAACGGGGCGCTCTACAAGGCGGTGGGTAACCTGGTTCCAAACTTCTCCAGCACCGGCGTCTTTCAGAAGCTCGAGCCGGACGAGGACCCGACGCGCACCGACTACCTGGAGCTGGCCAACGGAATCAACGAATCCTCGAGTGCAGCCGTTCGCCGCCGCACCGTGTTTGACCTCCTAGACCTGCCCCAAGTTATCAACCACCTCGCCGGAACGCGTTGGTGCGCCGAGAACGACGATGTCTGGGCCAACATGAGCATGTATCGGGACACGTTCGGCGACGGTTTGTGGCGCAATATTCCCTTTGATATGAACGCCTCCTGGGGACAGCTCTACGGCGGCAGCGATCCCTTGGAGGCGACGGTCGACGGCTCCAAGAGCCATCCGCTCTACGGCGGTTCCAGCACCGGAGGCAACTACAACCGTCTCTACGATGTCATCGTGCAGCTGCCGGAAACGCGACAGATGTTGCTGCGACGCGAACGCTCCATCATGGACGGATGGATCCAACCTCCGGGCACGCCCGCTGAGAGCCTGATCATCGAGAATCACATCAAGCAGATGACCAATCTCATCGCCGCCGAGGCCGTCCTCGACCGCGCCAAGTGGGGCAACTCGCCCTGGGCGCCTTCCAAAAGCTTCAGTGCCGGTGTCGGAGATCTGCTGAACCAGTTTGTCGGACCGCGTCGTCGGCACTGGTACGTCACCCACAGCATCACCAACACCAGCCGTCCCATCGGGATCTCGTCAGCCAACAATGCCGGCATTCCGCTGGCCCAACCCCACGACGCGCTGCTGACGGTCATCGGTGTCGAGTTCAACCCCAGCTCGCACGATCAGCGTCAGGAATACGTCTGCCTCAGCAACACCATGCCCTATGCCGTCGACCTCACCGATTGGAAGGTCGGCGGGGGCGTGGAGTTTCGGTTCCGGCCAGGAACAGTGGTTCCCTCCAACGGTGTCATCTACCTCTCCCCTCACACGCCTTCCTTCCGGGCGCGGGCCTCCGGTCCGCGCGGGGGGCAAGGTCTCTTTGTGGTGGGTCCCTACCAGGGCCAGCTCTCCGCCCGAGGGGAATCGCTCTGGATCGAAAACGCCTACGACCAGCGGGTGAGCAGCTACAGCTACGACGGCTCTCCGAGCCTGGCCCAGGAGTTTCTTCGAGTGACCGAGATCATGTTTCACCCCACGCCTCTCGCGGGGAACCCTCTGCCGCCCGATGAGTTCGAATACCTCGAGCTCAAGAACATCAGCACCACCACCGCATTGGACTTGCGGGGCATCCGCTTCACCAACGGCGTGCTGTTCGGCTTCACCGGCAGCAGCCTCACCACCTTGGCACCCGGCGCGCGCGTTCTCATCGTGAAGAACCTGGCCGCCTTCACCGCACGATACGGCAGCGACCTTCCCATCGCCGGCGAATACGTCGGCAGCCTGGACAACGACGGGGAGCAACTGCGGCTCCTCGATGGCAACGGCGAGGAGATTCTGGACTTCGAGTACGACGATGATTGGTTCGCCCTCACCGACGGCCTCGGCTTCTCCCTCCAACTCGTGGACGAGACCGCCGCACCCGATTCGTGGAGCAACCGAGACCAATGGCAGCCCAGTGCGGTGCAGGCCGGATCTCCCGGAGCCGTGGAACCCGTACGATCCCGCCCTCCGACGGTCTGGATAACCGAGGCGCTGACGCGCACTGACACACCGCCCCCGCTGGACTCGATCGAATTGCACAATCCTGGCACCACCTCGGCCGCCATCGGCGGATGGTGGCTCACCGATGATCTCAACACGCCCAACAAATTCAAAATCCCGGCGGGAACCGTCATTCCTCCGCAAGGGTATGTTGTGTTCGATGAGAATGATTTCAACCTCACCGGCAATGGCTTTGGACTGGGAGCCGACGGCGATGAGGTGTGGCTGCTCAGCGCCGACTCCAGCGGAGCGCTGACGGGCTTTATTCATGGCCACTCCTTCGGCGCGGCGGACAATGGCGTTAGCTTTGGGCTCCACGTCACCAGCACCGGAAAGCAGCACTTCGTCGCTCAATCCCAACCCAGCCTGGGCTCGGCCAATCACCCGCCCCGGGTGGGCCCAGTGGTGATCCAGGAGATCTTTTATCACCCGGCTGAGAATTCCGCCGGCGAGGATGTGGATCGCGAGGAATACATCGAGTTGCTGAACCTGTCGTCGATCGCAATACCCCTATTCGATCCCGCCGCAGCCACCAACACCTGGCATTTGCGCGGAGGAGTGGACTACGAGTTTCCCGCCAACGTCACGCTCACGCCGGGTGAGTATGTCCTCCTGGTGAACTTCAACCCGACCAACACTACCGACGCCTCGGCATTCCGGGCCAAGTACAACGTGCCGTCCGCCACCCGCCTCTTCGGCCCTTACCGCGGCAAACTGGACAACTCCCAGGGAACGGTGGAGCTGAAGACTCCGACCACCCCGACCGAGACGGATGTCCCGTACGTGACCCTGGATCGAGTTAACTACGAGGATGGCTCTCCCTGGCCGCCAGGCGCCGATGGCTATGGTCTTTCGCTCCAGCGGCGGGTCGCCGCCAGCTACGGCAATGATCCGATCAACTGGATCGCCGCCGTCCCCAGCCCCGGCACCGCAACTCGCTCAGGAACCGCGCCGCAGCTCTTGAATGCCTCGCGCAGCCAAAATGTGACGATCAACGCCTCGATCACCTTGGGGGTGGAATCAACTGGTCCTGATCTGGCGTATCAATGGCGATGGAACGGAATGAATCTGCCCGGCGCGACCAATTCAACTCTCAACCTGGCCAAAGTCCAACCGAGTCAAATGGGCGGCTACCGCGTGGTGATTTACAATGCCTTTGGCTCCGTAACGGCCCCGGAGATGGTTCTGACCATGACGGCACCAACCCTGATTCTGCAGCAACCCGCCGGAACCACCGTTTCCCCGGGCGTGGATGTTTCCCTGACTGTAACCACCCGGAGCCCGTGGAATTTGCGGTATCAATGGTATCGAAACGGAGTCGAGCTGGCGGGGGAAACAGCCTCCACCCTCAAGCTCGGTCGCGTGGCTCCCGCCAATGGCGGTGACTACACGGTGGTGGTCTCCGATCCGATCTCCTCCCTGACCTCGGCCCCGGCCAGGCTGGTGGTGGCAGTGCCGCCCAGCTTCACGCTCCAGCCCATCAGCCAAGGCATCGTCGCCGGAGGACCGCTGATCCTCACCGGCTCGGTGACCAACAGCGCCACCCCGCCGGTCGGCTTCCGAATCCTGCGCAACGGGCTTCCCGTCGGTCCCGAGCTGGCCCAGGTCTTCGTGACGGACGGCCATCATCTCTTCGTTCGAATCGAAGGCACCAACGCGGCGCCTCCCTGGGTTTCGTACGCCATCGTCGCGACCAACCCAGCGAGCCCGGCCGGAGTGGTCTCCGCGCCCGCCGCGATCGAGTACCTGGCGGACCTCGACAGCGATGGCCTGGCCGACTCCTGGGAAAACATCCTCTTTGGCACAGCCGGCACAAAACCGGAGATCGATACCGATCAGGATGGACTTCTCGATCGCGAGGAATACGTCGCGGGAACAGATCCCACCAGCAACCAAGATCGGCTGCAACTGGCAGCCCGACCCAATGTGGCGGGGCTGGGCTGGGAGTTTCTCGCCGTCTCGAATCGGACTTACACCGTTCAATCCACCGACCGAATCGCGACGGCCTCATGGCGGGCCGTGGCGCATGTGCTCGCCTTCCCCACCAATCGTGTGGTGAGCCTTCCGGAGGAATCCAACTCGGGTTCTCGGTTTTACCGGATTATCACGCCGTTTCAACCTTAG